The genome window GCCGGGCGTGGACGAGGTGCTGGAGTACGACGCCCCGTGGGTGGGGCTGGAACCGGCGCCGGTCTCCCGTGCGGCGACGCGGCGGCTCCTTCAGACGCTGACCGCGGGCTGCTTCGACCGCGCCCTGGTATTGGTCTCGTACCACCAGAGCCCGCTGCCGATCGCGCTGCTGCTGAAGCTGGCCGGGGTCGGCTGGACGGCCGCCGACAGCGAGGACTACCCGGGTGCCCTGCTCGACCTGCGGCACCGCCGGCTGCCGCACCGGCACGAGGCCCTGGCGGCGCTGGACCTGGCGGAGGACGCCGGTTTCGCGCTGCCGTCCGACGACGAGGGGGCGCTGCGGGTCACCACGCCGCCGGACACCACTCACCTCACCGGGTCGGAGCCGTACGTGGTGCTGCACCCCGGTGCCGCGGTGCCGGCCAGGGCGTGGAGCCCGGAGCGGGCGGCGCGGGCCGTGGCCGCCCTTGCCGCCGAGGGCTACCGGGTCGTGGTCACCGGGGGCCGTGGGGAGCGGGAGCTGACCGCGAAGGTGGCCGGATCGCACGGGCTGGACCTCGGCGGCCTCACCGACCTGCGGCAGTTGGCGGGGGTGCTGGCCGGGGCGCGGGCGGCGGTGGTCGGCAACACCGGGCCGGCGCATCTTGCGGCCGCGGTGGGCACCCCGGTCGCCTCCCTGTTCGCGCCGGTCGTGCCCGCCGAGCGCTGGGCCCCGTACGGCGTCCCGCACGTGCTGCTCGGTGACCAGGGCGCGGCGTGCGCGGCGACCCGCGCCCGGCAGTGCCCGGTGCCGGGACACCCGTGTCTCGACGGCGTGAGCGATGCCGAGGTGCTGGCCGCCGTGGCGGCGCTCTGTGAGAGAAGGCCCACGGCGATGCATGACGCGGACCGGACGCGAAAGACGGACCGAGCGGATCTCGCCACGGCCGCGTGCCCCGCACCGGGTGACGCGTCCCGCCCGAAGGACGCGTCCGGCCCGGAGGACGCGTCCGGCCCCGAGGAGGTGTCAGGACCCGGGGACGCACGCGGCCCGGCGGAGGACGCGTCCGGGCCGGGCCGCGGTCCCGAGACGGAACGAGGAGCGACCGTATGAACATCCTGTTGTGGCATGTGCACGGCTCCTGGACGACGGCGTTCGTCCAGGGGCCCCACACCTACCTCGTTCCGGTGACACCCGGCCGCGACCCCGACGGACTGGGGCGGGCCCGCACGTTCTCCTGGCCGTCCTCGGTGCGCGAGGCGACCCCCGAGCAGCTGCGGGACGCGGAAGTGGACCTGGTCGTCCTGCAACGGCCGCACGAACCGGCGCTGGCCGAGCGCTGGCTCGGGGGCCGCCGCCCCGGCCGCGACATACCCGCCGTCTACCTGGAGCACAACGCACCGGACGGCGACGTGCCGAACACCCGGCATCCCTTCGCCGACCGCGGCGACCTGACGCTCGTCCATGTCACCCATTTCAACCGGCTGTTCTGGGACTGCGGCCGAACGCGCACCGAGGTCGTCGAGCACGGCATCGTCGACCCGGGACACCAGTACACCGGCCGACTCGCCCGTGGGGCCGTGGTCGTCAACGAACCGGTGCGGCGCGGCCGTTACACGGGCACGGACCTGCTGTCCGCGTTGGCGGAGGCGGCGCCGCTCGACGTGTTCGGGATGCGCACCGAGGGACTGGCCGGCCATCTCGGGTTGCCCGAGGAGCGGTGCCGCAGTGCGGACCTGCCGCAGGCCGAGCTGCACCGGGCGATGGCCGAGCGCCGGTTCTATCTGCATCCGGTGCGCTGGACCTCCCTCGGCCTGTCGCTGCTGGAGGCCATGCACCTGGGCATGCCCGTCCTGGCGCTCGCCACCACCGAGGTGGTCGAGGCGGTCCCGCAGGGCGCGGGCGTGCTGTCCACCCGGCCCGACGCCCTGGCCCGGGCAGCCCGGCACTACCTGCACGAACCCGAAGCCGCGGCCGAGGCCGGCGCCCGTGCCCGCCAGGCGGCACTCGGCCGGTACGGGCTCAAGCGCTTCCTGGACGACTGGGAGCGCGTGATGACGGAGGCGCGCACATGACCTCATCCCTGCACACCATCCAGTCCGGCACCGTCGACGCCGACGGCCCCGGGTCCCTGTCGATCGCGCTGGTCTCGGAACACGCGAGTCCCCTCGCCACGCTGGGCGGGGTGGACGCCGGCGGGCAGAACGTCCACGTCGCCTGCCTGGCCGGGGCGCTCGCCGACCGGGGACACCGGGTGACCGTGTACACCCGCCGCGACGACAAGGACCTGCCGGACCGGGTGCCACTGCGCGAAGGGGTCGAGGTGCGCCATGTACCCGCGGGTCCGCCGGAGCCGCTGCCCAAGGACGAACTGCTGCCCTACATGGCCGACTTCGGGCGCTATCTGGCCGGGGTCTGGCGGGTGCGGGCGCCGGACGTGGTGCACTCGCACTTCTGGATGTCGGGCCTGGCCTCGCTGCGGGCCGTGCGCGAGCTGGGGCTGCCGCTGCTGCACACGTACCACGCGCTCGGCACCGTGAAGCGACGGCACCAGCAGCTGGCGGACACCAGTCCGGCGCGGCGGATCGCGTACGAGACGGAGGTGGGCCTCGGCTGCGACCGGGTGATCGCCACGTGCCGGGACGAGGTCGTCGAACTGGGCAGGATGGGCATACCCGCCGGGAAGGTCAGCATCGTGCCGTGCGGGGTGGACACCGAGCTGTTCACGCCGAAGGGCCCGGTCGCCGAACGCGGCACCCGGCGGCACCGGCTGATCCAGCTGGGGCGCCTGGTGCCGCGCAAGGGCGCGGCGGTGTCCCTCGCCGCGCTCGCCCTGCTGCCGGAGACCGAACTCGTCGTCGTCGGCGGGCCGTCGGCGGACCGGCTGGACGAGGACCCGGAGGTGCGCCGGCTGCGGCGCATCGCCGAGGAGCACGGTGTCGCCGACCGGGTGATCTTCACGGGCGGTGTGGCGCCGCGCGATGTGCCGCCGCTGCTGCGCGCGGCCGACGTGGTGGTGTGCCCCGCGGACTACGAGCCGTTCGGCATCGTCCCGCTGGAGGCCATGGCCTGCGGCAGGCCGGTCGTGGCCAGCGCGGTGGGCGGCCAGCTGGACACCGTCGCGGACCCGACCACCGGGCGCCTGGTACCGCCACGGGACCCGGAGGCCCTCGCCCGGGCCGTCGGTGAACTCCTCGCCGACCCCGAGATGCGGGAGGCGTGCGGCGCGGCGGGCCGCCGTCGCGTGCTGCGCAGGTACGGCTGGGGACGGGTCGCCGCGGCGACCGAGGCGACGTACTGCTCCGTCCTGGACGCCCAGCCCGCGGCCACGGGGGTGGTGTGATCACGCACCGTCCGCCCGGCCCTCGACAGCGTTCCCGACCCACCGCGGAGCTCCGACGTCCGAAGGAGGTGCGGGTCCGGCCGCCGTCCCCGTGACGCGGTACGCCCGATCAACATGACCGATTCTTCTGCATCCCTTGCACTCGATGCCGCGCACCTGCACTGCCGTTCACTGGAGCAGGCGCTCGTCCGCCTGCGCCGGGACGGCCTGCACCGGATCGCGGAGTGGGGCGGCCGGCTCGCGATCGTCCTTTCAGCCGGCGGCCGGCTGCTGGCCGCGGGCAACGGCGGCAGCGCCGCCCAGGCCCAGCATCTGACCGCCGAACTGGTGGGCCGTTACCGACAGGAACGGCCGGCCTACTCGGCGATCTCGCTGCACGCGGAGACCTCCAGCGTGACCGCGATCGGCAACGACTACGGCTTCGACCAGGTCTACGCCCGGCAGGTGGCCGCGCACGGCCGCCCGGGTGACGTGCTCGTGCTGCTGTCCACCTCCGGCCGCAGCGCCAACCTGATCAGCGCGGCCGTGACGGGCCGGGCGGCCGGGCTGCGCGTCTGGGCGCTCACCGGGCCGGGCCCGAACCCGCTGGCGGAGGCGGCCGACGAGGCCCTGTGCATCGACGTCGGCAACACCGCGACCGTTCAGGAGGCCCATCTGGTGGCCGTGCACCTGCTCTGCGAGAGCTTCGACGCGGCGCTCGGCGCCGCCACCCGGCCCACCGCCGTGCCACGTACGGTCGGGGCCCACGGGAGGGCGTCGTGACGGGGCGGGCTCCGCTCGTGGTCGTCGGGGACGTCCTGCTCGACGAGGACATCGAAGGTGTCGCCACCCGGCTGTCCCCGGACGCCCCCGCACCGGTCGTCGACGTCACCGAGGACCGGCGTCATCCCGGCGGGGCGGGACTCGCCGCCGCGCTGGCGGCCCGCGGCGGGCGTGAGGTGGTGCTGGTGACCGCGCTCGGCGACGACTCGGCCAGCGAGGCCGTACGCCGTGATCTGCGCGGCCGGGTGCGGCTGGTGGAGATCCCGCTGAAGGGCAGCCTGCCGGTGAAGACGCGGGTGCTGGCGAGCGGCCGCCCCTGGTGCGGATCGACCGGGGCGGCGGCACGCCCGGCGAGCCGGACGCCGCGGTGCGCGAGGCGCTCGCGCAGGCGCACGCCGTGCTGGTCGCCGACTACGGACGGCGCACGGCCGGTGCCGTGCGGGAGCATCTGGCGGCCGTCGTACCGCGCACACCGCTGGTGTGGGACCCCCACCCCCGGGGCGACACTCCGGTGCCGGGGGCGCGGCTGGTCACGCCGAACGCGGCGGAGGCATCCGCCCTGTGCCCCGGCGACGGCGACTCCCTGCGCGCGTGCGCCGACCGGGCCGCTCGGCTCGCGGAGCGCTGGCAGGCGGCCGGTGTCGCCGTGACCCTCGGGGACCGCGGGGCCCTGCTGGCCAGGCCGGGCAACGGCACACCGATGCTGGTGCCGCCGCCGTACCGGGCCAGCGGGGACCCCTGCGGCGCGGGCGACTGCTTCGCGGCCACGACGGCGGCGGCGCTGGCGGACGGTGCCCTGCCGGAGGAGGCCCTGCAGCGGGGCGTCGCGGAGGCCGCTGCGTTCGTCTCGGCGGGCGGGGCCGGGAACCCGGCGCTGTGGCGGACCTCGCCCCCTCCCCCGGCGCAGACACCCCGTACCGACGCCTTCGCGGTCGCCGAGCGGGTCCGTGCGCGGGGCGGCACCGTGGTGGCCACCGGCGGCTGCTTCGACCTGCTGCACGCGGGGCACGTGGGCCTGCTCGAGAGTGCGCGGCGCATCGGCGACTGCCTGATCGTGTGCCTCAACTCCGACTCCTCGGTCGCCCGTCTGAAGGGGCCGGGGCGCCCGCTGAACACGGTGGCGGACCGGGTGCGGGTCCTCGAGGCGCTGGGCAGCGTGGACGCCGTCGCGGTCTTCGAGGAGGACACCCCGGAGACGGTCCTGAAGCGATTGCAGCCGGATGTGTGGGTCAAGGGCGGCGACTACTCCGTCCAGGACCTGCCGGAGGCGGAGGCGCTGCGGGCCTGGGGCGGGCAGGCGGTCGTGCTGCCCTATCTCGACGGCCGCTCCACGACACTGCTGGCCCGCCGGGCGGCTCGGGCCGCCGTGCCCCCGGTGGCGCCCTCGTGAGGACGGCCGAGGCGCACTCGCGGCGGGTCCTGGTGCTGCGGGCGCTGGGGCTGGGCGATCTGCTGACGGCGGTGCCCGCGCTGCGGGCGCTGCGAAGGCATCTGCCCCGCCACGAGATCGTGCTGGCCGCGCCCGCGCGGCTGGAGCAGGCAGCCGTGGCGACCGGCCTGGTGGACCGGATGCTGCCCGCCTCCGCCCCCGGCCGGGCGGTGCCCGCCGAGCTGGCCTGGGCCGGGCCGGCGCCCGATCTGGCGGTCGATCTGCACGGCAACGGCCCACCGAGCCATCTGCTGCTGCGGGGGCTCGGTCCGCGGCGGCTGTTCGCCTACGCGCACCCGGACACCCCCGACATCCCCGGTCCGGTGTGGCGGGAGGACGAACACGAGCGGGAACGGTGGTGCCGTCTGCTCGCCTGGTACGGCGTCCGGGCGGACCCGGAGGACCTGTCGGTCCCGGCGCCCGCGACGCCCTCCCCCGCACCCGGCGCCGTCGTGGTGCACCCCGGGGCCGACGCCGCCGCGCGGTGCTGGCCGCCGGAGCGGTTCGCGGCCGTGGCGCGGGAGGTGCGCCGCTCGGGGTACGACGTGGTGGTGACCGCGGGCGCCGGGGAGGGCGCGCTGGCGCGGAACGTGGCGGCTCGGGCGGGGCTGCCGCCGGATGCGGTCGTGGGGGGCGACGGCGACGTGCCGTTCGACCGGCTGGCCGCGCTGGTGGCCGGGGCCCGCTGCGTGGTGGTCGGCGACACCGGGCTCGCGCACCTGGCCACGGCTCTGGGCACACCCTCGGTGGTGCTGTTCGGCCCGGTCGCCCCTCGGCTGTGGGGCCCGCCGGCCGACGCACGGCACCGGGTGCTGTGGCATCCGGGGGACGACGATGCGCCACGGCCCGGGGACGCGCACGGGAGGGTGCCGGACGAGCGGCTGCTGAGGATCACGGTGGCGGAGGTCACCGAGGCGGTACACGGCGTGCTGGAGCGCGGGCGGGAGCCGGAAGCAGGCCGGGGGACGCGGGGCGACGGGCCCGGCGTACTGACCACGGGTCTGCGGGCCCGCGGCTGACGGAGGGCCGACGGCAGACAGGAGCGCTCACGAGGGCTGCGCGGGCTGAGGGCCGACGGGCGAGGCAGGCGTGAGCCCTCGGGATCTGCCCGCCGTCCGCCGCTGCCCGCCGTCCGCCGCTGCGCGGCGGTCGGTTCCCGCAAGACGGGCGGCAGGCCGTCCGGGCCCCGGTCCGGACTACCCGGACACTCCCTGGGGTCCCGCGGGGACCGCGAACGGTGAGGGCCGCCGGCCGTCGATCCGCCCCTGGCCGGACCCAGCCCGACCGCAGTGGCGTCCGACGCGACGGCCCGCGCTCCGTTCGGCGCGCGGGCGGTGGCGGGCCGGGGCAGGCCCGGCAACGGATGCCGCCACGCAGGGCGGCCGCGGCAACGGGCGCCGGTCGGCCGTCCGCCGCCCCGACGGCTCAGGCCGCGGTGCTCAGGTCCGGTACTCCGCGGTCCTCCGTGCGGAGCACCACCGCCGGGGTGGTCCGGCGTCGGCGCAGGGCGAAGCCCGCTCCGATCGTGCCCGCGATGATCACGCCGCCGACGACGAGGGCGCCGCGGGCTCCGGCCAGCTGCATGAGGAGGCCGAGCGCGGGCGGGCCGCCCAGGCCCCACGCCGTGCTGATGGTCCTCCACACGCCGAGCACGCGACCGCGCAGGTGGGGGGGCGGGTCGGTCTGCAGGACGGTGGTCCCGGCGGTGTCGGAGACGGACTCCACCACGGCCATCGGCAGAACCAGCACCAGCAGCACGGCGAGCGACGGCGAGAGGCCCGCCACGATCTGGAGGAGTCCGCCCACGGCGGCCAGCGTGCCCACCACCCGCACGGAGGGCCGGCGGAGCCGGGCACCGAGGACCGCACCGACGATGCCTCCGACGGCGAGGACGGTGGACACCGTGCCGAACGCTCCGGCGCCGCCCGCGAGCGGGCCGGTGACGAGGACGGCCAGGGTGAGGCCGTAGTTGCGTCCGAAGATCGCGCTGATCCCGGTGACGCCCGCGAGGGCGACCAGCCGCGGGCGGCGCGCGAAGAACGCAAGGCCCTGCCGCACGGTCATGTCCCCGCCCGCGGGCCGGCTGCCGCGCTGGGCCGGGATGGCGGCGCACGCCGCGCGGGAGCCCGTACGGCGCCGGGTGCGGGGCGGAGGAAGGGGATGACGGCGGCGACGAACAGGAAGGAGACCCCGTTCGCGGTGTACGCGGCGGCCGTGCCGAAGAAGCCGACCGCCACGCCGGCGAGCGCCGTACCGACGAGCCGGCCCGCGCTGTGCACCAGTGAGCCCACGCCGATCGCGGAGGGGACGTCCTCCTCGCGGACGAGGTCGTTGCCCAGCAGCGCGCACGCGGGCCCGTCGACGGTGGCGATCAGGCCGGTGACGGCGGCCAGCACCATCAGCACGGGCACGTCGAGCCGGCCGAGCGCGACGAGGACGGCCGTCGTGAAGGCGACGGCGCCGAGGAGCGCCTGGCTGACGGCGGCGGTCAGCTTCCTCGGCAAGCGGTCGACGGCGGCGCCGCCCGCGAGGCTCACAAGGAGGGCCGGGGCGGCCTGCACGGAGATCGACAGACCCGTGGCGGCGGCGGACCCGGTGATCTTCAGGACCAGCAGGTTCTGCACCGTGAGCTGCATCCAGGTGCCGGCGTTCGAGACGAAGTTCGCCAGGGACCACCAGCGCATGCTGCGGTACTTCAGGGATCTCCAGGGCGAGGAGGACTCGGCCGCCGGGGCGGCGTCCGGCGCGGAAGCAGCCGGTACGGGGGCATGAGGGGACGCGGAAGCGACAGGGGAAGAAGGCACAGTGATCTTCGGGGAGGGGTCCCGGGGGACTCACACGGAACATCGGCGGGAGCTCGGTACACCGGCTGCGCTGCGCGGTCGCTCCCCCGGATCTGGCGGGTGCCGTGCCGCCGGTGAGCCGCGGTGCGGGTCCCGGGAGGACGGCGTCGACCATCGTGGCAGACGGGACCGGCGAGTGGTCGTCGCGGGCTCCGGGAGGGGTGCCGAACACACACCAAGTCCCCAACCGTGTCGGGGACTTGATGCTCCTGTGTACTTGCTCACAGCATCCGTGGCCGCCCGCCGTGACGTCGGTTCTCCAGCTCCCCCTGGACGGCGTCTTCGGCGCGTCCCGCAGGTGCTGCGACAGGCCTGCTCGCCACTCCTACCGCTCTTCGTAGTCCTCCCGCTGGATGCCCGCCTCCTCCATCGCCTCACGCATGGTGCGGCCGGACGGACCGGTGGGGGCGGACTTGCCGGCCTTCTCCTCCGCCGGTTCCATGACCACGTCGTCGGTGGACTCGGTCTTCTGCCGGTTCTCCTCGGGAACGGTCATCGCGACGATTCCTCACATACGCCTTTCGCTTCCTGAACGACGGCGAGTACCCGGCAGACCAGGCCGTGAACAGCCTGAAGATCGGGAGCACACACGTGCGTGTCGCACGGCACATACGGCGGACCATGCCGCGAAGCTGACCTGGGCGGGACCGGTGCGCCACGACGCCCTGCTTCCCGTCCGGCATGTCCCGCGGCGCTGCGGGAACCCACGGGAACGCACGGTCCCGGCGTGAGAGAGGAAGTGTTCGATGCAACCGATCGCCTCGGGGCCGCGAGCACTGGCCGCCACGGTCGTGCACCAAGGCGATCTCGACGCGGCCCGCGCCCAGATGGGCTTCTCCCTCGCCTGGCACATCGTGCTGGCCTGCCTCGGCGTGGGTCTGCCGCTGCTGACCTTGATCGTGGAGTGGCGGGGTGTGCGGACCGGGGACCCCTCGTACCGTCTCCTCGCCCGCCGCTGGGCCCGCGCCATGGGGGTGCTCTTCGCCGTCGGCGCGGTGTCCGGCACGATTCTCAGCTTCGAGATGGGCCTGCTGTGGCCCGGTCTGATGGGAACGTACGGCCAGGTGATCGGCCTGCCCTTCGCCATGGAGGGGATCGCCTTCTTCATCGAGGCGATCTTCCTGGGCATCTACCTGTACGCGTGGGACCGGCTGTCGCCGCGCACCCATCTGCTGACCGGTGTGCCGATCGTGGTCGCGGGTGTGGCGTCGGCGTTCTTCGTGGTGTGCGCCAACGCCTGGATGAACCAGCCGCGCGGCTTCACCCTGCGTGACGGCAAGGTGGTCCACGTCGACCCGTGGGCGGCCATGTTCAACCCGGCGACCCCGCCGCAGACCACGCACATGATCCTCGCGGCCCTGATGGTCGCGGCCTTCCTGACCTCCAGCGTGTACGCGGTGGCGCTGCTGCGCGGCCGCCGGGACCGCTACCACCGACTGGGCTTCACCGTCCCGCTGGTCCTGGGCGCGATCGTCACTCCTGTGCAGCTGTTCGTCGGGGACTGGGCGGCGCGTTTCATCGCCCACTACCAGCCGGTCAAGCTCGCCGCGATGGAGGGTGTCTACCGCACCGGTGACCACGTACCGCTGACCATCGCCGGCATCGCGGGCCCGCGCGGCCTGCGTTACGGGCTGCGGATCCCCGACGGGCTGTCGCTGCTGGTCGGCTACAGCCCGAACACGGTGATCAAGGGCCTCGAGGAGGTGCCGCCCGACCAGCGCCCCCCGGTCACCGGCGTGCACCTGGCCTTCGACCTGATGGTCGCCTGCGGCCTGTTCCTGCTCGCGGTGAGCGTGTGGCTGCTCGTGCTGGGGCTGCTCCGCAGGCGCCGTGGCGGCCCCTGGCTGGAGGGCGAGAGCCGACCGCTGCGCGCCTTCCTGGCGCTCGGCGTCCTGACCGGGCCGGCGGCGGTGGTCGCCCTCGAGTGCGGCTGGACCGTGACCGAGGAGGGGCGTCAGCCGTGGATCGTATGGGGGCTGCTGCGCGTCCACGACGCCGTGAACGTGGCCCCCGGGCTGATGGCCGGGCTGTGGCTGGTGGTCGTCGTCTACGCGCTGATGACCGTGGCCACGGTCTATGTGCTGCGCCGTCTGACCCGCGACCGGCCTGTTCCGCTCGCTCCCCAGGAGCACGACGTACGGGAGTACCCCGTTGTCTGACCGCTCGCCCTTGCTGTGTGCCCGCACCACCGTGACGGGGGGACGCTGATGCTCGCCAACACGGCCCTGGCCGCCATGTGGGTCGGCCTGACCTGCTACGCCCTCTTCGGCGGAGCCGACTTCGGGGCGGGCCTGTGGGACCTGCTCGCCGGGGGCAGCGAGCGCGGCAGGCCGCCGCGGCGGCTCATCGAGCACAGTATCGGCCCGGTGTGGGAGACCAACCACGTGTGGCTGATCTTCGTCGTCGTCATGCTGTGGACGGGGTTCTCACCGGTGTTCGCGGCGGTGATGTCCACCCTCTACATCCCGCTGACCCTGACGGCTCTCGGAATCATCGCCCGGGGCGCCGCGTTCGCGTTCCGCAAGGTCAGCACGGAGGTGTGGCAGCAGCGACTGTTCGGCGGCTTCTTCGCGCTGTCCTCGGTGGTGACCCCCTACTTCCTCGGCTCGGTCGCCGGAGCCGTGGCCTCGGGGCGCGTTCCCCCCGGCCTGGCGAAGGGGAACCTGGTCACCGGCTGGCTCAATCCCACCTCCGCGCTGGGCGGCGTGCTGGCCGTACTGACCTGCGCGTTTCTGGCGGCCGTGTATCTGAGCGGGGATGCCGCGCGGACCGGGGAGGACGACCTGGCGGTCTACTTCCGGCACCGGGCCCTGGTCACGGGGGTGGTGACGGGTGTGGTGGCCCTGGCCGGGATCGCCGTCCTGCACGCGGACGCGCCGCAGCTCTTCCACGGCCTGACGCACCGGGCGCTGCCCCTGGTGGTGGTCTCGGCGGTGCTCGGCGTGGTCAGCCTGGCCCTGCTGATGCGGGCGAGGCTGACGTCGGTGCGGGTCACGGCGGCCACGGCGGTCGCCGCGGTCCTGTGGAGCTGGGGGGTCGCCCAGTACCCCGCGATGCTTCCCCCGTCGGTCACCGTGCGTGACAGCGCCTCGCAGTCGTCCGTCCTGGGGGCGAGCCTCGCGGCCCTTGCGGCCGGTGCGCTGCTGCTCGTGCCGTCGCTGCTGTGGCTGTACTCGCTCTTCCAGCGCCGCCCCGCGCCCGCGACAGGGGACGGCGAGCGCGGCGCCTGAGAGCCACTCCCCGGCCGTGGCGGCGCGCCGGGGATCGTGCGCCCGGCCTGCGCATGGCCCTGCCGGGCACCGGGTACTCGGGGGTCCGGCGCTTTTGGCGGCGCCGTGTCAACCGGAACGTCTCACCGCCTGGAGGAGCCATGGCGGGTGTCAGCCCCACAGATCTGCAGAAAGCACTGTCCGGCGCGGAGTACCCGGCCGACACCGAGCAGCTCAAGAAGGTCGCCCGGGACAACCGCGCTCCCAAGGAGATCACCGAGCGCATCGATCACCTCGGAAAGAAGAAGTTCCAGAATCCGGCCGAGGTGAGCAAGGCGGTGTTCGAGAACGAGTGATCCGATCTCGGAGGTGCGGCGGCCGGGGCGAGATGCCCCGGCCGCGGTGCGTGCGGTCGCCGGTCAGCCGACGTACTTGCGGGCCGGGGAGGTCCGCCTCGCCTCCTCCAGGGCGACCAGGTGGGCCTCGAGGTCGGCGGGCACGGGATCGCGCTGTTTCAGGACCCAGGGAAGCCCCGCCGCCGCCCGGGCGAACGCGCGCAGGGACGCGTGGTCCCGCGGGACCGTGCGCATCAGGTACCAGGTGCGGCGCAGCGCGGACGGCCAGGGGCGGCGCAGCCAGGTGAACCAGAGGGTGTTGCGCAGTCCCAGGACGCGCCGTTCGGTGCTGTCCCGTACCTGGGAGGCGGCGTGATGGATGGTCAGTTCCGGTACATAGCTGAGCCAGTGGCCCCGGCGCAGCAGGTCGGTGGCGAGGAGTTCCTCCTCACCGCCCAGCCACAGTCCGGGGTGGAAGCCGCCCACGGCTCTGAAGGCGTCCACGCGCATCACGGTCGCGGCGGCGAGGAACGACCCCAGGGCGGGGCCGGGCAGCCAGTCGGGTCCCTTGAGGGGTGAGTCGCGCAGTTCGGCGACGACGGGGTCCTCCTCCCCCGACGGCTCGACCACGATGCGGGCCGTCACGGCCGCGAGCCGGGGATGGGCGTCGAGGAGGTCCGCGGCCCGCCCCAGGGA of Streptomyces cynarae contains these proteins:
- a CDS encoding glycosyltransferase family 2 protein; this translates as MSTDDRGRADMPHDPSHVPARTPGNDTRTPHGDDLRPDPRTTVVVITRDRRPELLRTLRTLRDLPERPRVVVTDNGSTDGTADAVTRHFPEVRLLCPGHNLGAVGRNLAVRHVRTPYVAFCDDDTWWEPGSLGRAADLLDAHPRLAAVTARIVVEPSGEEDPVVAELRDSPLKGPDWLPGPALGSFLAAATVMRVDAFRAVGGFHPGLWLGGEEELLATDLLRRGHWLSYVPELTIHHAASQVRDSTERRVLGLRNTLWFTWLRRPWPSALRRTWYLMRTVPRDHASLRAFARAAAGLPWVLKQRDPVPADLEAHLVALEEARRTSPARKYVG